One segment of Acidobacteriota bacterium DNA contains the following:
- a CDS encoding 3',5'-cyclic-nucleotide phosphodiesterase — protein sequence MRIDVLGSFGGESLDCRMTCLRINGTVALDAGSLSQALSIEEQAQVESIVLTHSHMDHTNSLPFFIENVYGLTSRAIDIYASSATIYALRKYLFNNATWPDFSRLPNHLLPAVRFHELREEVPVVLDGVSFTPFAVDHVVPTYGFIIEQNGKAVIWSSDTGPTRRLWELADQTPGLEAVCIETSFDNSLQKVADVSSHLTPQTLERELAKMRKKVPILLHHLKPPCREQIRREVEALGNPDIGYLEQGFTYDY from the coding sequence ATGCGCATCGATGTCTTGGGCAGTTTCGGTGGCGAGAGCCTCGATTGCCGGATGACCTGTTTGCGGATCAACGGCACGGTGGCTCTCGATGCGGGTTCTCTGTCGCAGGCTCTCTCGATCGAGGAGCAGGCGCAGGTGGAGTCCATTGTGTTGACCCATTCGCACATGGATCACACCAATTCGCTGCCCTTTTTCATCGAGAACGTGTATGGCCTGACCTCCCGGGCGATCGACATCTATGCCTCGTCGGCGACCATTTACGCGCTGCGTAAGTACCTGTTCAACAACGCCACTTGGCCGGACTTTTCCCGTCTGCCGAATCACCTGCTGCCGGCGGTGCGCTTCCATGAGCTGCGCGAGGAGGTGCCGGTGGTGCTCGACGGGGTGAGTTTCACTCCCTTCGCGGTGGATCATGTCGTGCCGACCTACGGCTTCATCATCGAGCAGAACGGCAAGGCGGTGATCTGGTCGAGCGATACCGGGCCGACGCGGCGCCTGTGGGAACTGGCAGACCAGACCCCCGGTCTCGAAGCGGTGTGTATCGAAACCAGCTTCGACAACTCCCTCCAAAAGGTGGCCGATGTCTCGTCCCACCTCACGCCGCAGACGCTGGAGCGGGAACTGGCCAAGATGCGCAAGAAGGTGCCGATCCTGCTGCACCATCTGAAGCCGCCTTGCCGGGAGCAGATTCGGCGCGAGGTGGAGGCCCTGGGCAATCCGGATATCGGCTACCTGGAGCAGGGCTTCACCTACGATTACTGA
- a CDS encoding MBL fold metallo-hydrolase, with the protein MRVAVLGSGSRGNALVIECADELLLVDAGFSCKQIELRLESLGVEAADLSAVLVTHEHSDHTRGVDVLARRYGTPVYATAGTLDGWRHLSDEVRQRVRPIASGRPVEVGGFEVEPFAVPHDACEPVGLVIQAATGERLGLAADLGSRSRLAWGRLTDLDVLVIETNHDLDMLRNGPYPWALKQRVAGRHGHLSNRDAAEGLPELVCDRLRWVVLYHLSQTNNLPALAASEAGEMLAREGAHAQVVMTEQDHPTSWLEVSP; encoded by the coding sequence ATGCGCGTCGCCGTTCTCGGTTCCGGAAGCCGCGGCAACGCGCTGGTGATCGAGTGCGCCGATGAGTTGTTGTTGGTGGATGCCGGTTTCTCCTGCAAACAGATCGAATTGCGGCTCGAGAGCCTGGGCGTCGAAGCGGCGGATCTCTCCGCCGTGCTGGTGACCCACGAACACAGCGATCACACCCGCGGGGTGGACGTGCTGGCGCGGCGCTACGGCACGCCGGTCTACGCCACCGCCGGTACCCTCGACGGATGGCGGCACCTGTCCGATGAGGTGCGCCAGCGGGTGCGGCCGATCGCTTCCGGCCGGCCGGTGGAGGTGGGGGGCTTCGAGGTGGAGCCCTTCGCCGTCCCCCACGATGCCTGCGAGCCGGTAGGTCTGGTGATCCAAGCGGCCACCGGTGAGCGTCTCGGCCTGGCGGCGGATCTCGGAAGCCGCAGCCGCCTGGCCTGGGGTCGGTTGACGGATCTCGACGTACTGGTGATCGAAACCAACCACGATCTCGACATGCTGCGCAACGGCCCCTACCCGTGGGCGCTGAAACAGCGCGTCGCCGGCCGCCACGGCCATCTCTCGAACCGCGATGCGGCGGAGGGGTTGCCGGAGCTGGTGTGCGATCGGTTGCGCTGGGTCGTCCTCTACCATCTTTCCCAAACGAACAATCTGCCGGCCCTCGCCGCCTCCGAGGCGGGTGAGATGCTGGCGCGAGAAGGGGCCCATGCGCAGGTCGTGATGACCGAGCAGGACCACCCCACATCCTGGCTGGAGGTGTCTCCTTGA